In a genomic window of Muntiacus reevesi chromosome 1, mMunRee1.1, whole genome shotgun sequence:
- the BTBD8 gene encoding BTB/POZ domain-containing protein 8 isoform X3, with amino-acid sequence MNMSLWRTLKLQNLEHFYNIYDLEPASELGEDLLKLYVKHCCPDIDIYVDGKSFKAHRAILSARSSYFAAMLSGCWAESSQECITLQSISHVEMNVMMHFIYGGTLDFPVKANVGQILNMADMYGLEGLKEVAIYILRRDYCNFFQKPVSRRLASILECLIIAHSVGVESLFADCMKWIVKHFARFWSERSFANVPPEIQKSCFNMLIHSLNDKNAAFLLMESDRLIVSLPRVKWTESALIMASQLQEECIAFIIENFSKIIQSENFALLLQSQAMSSTSDLLDKILKAVEENITTENSCSLLMALDTLLNSDSTKEMGFTCKIQALRDKLWIFLVQSFYAVRHTENWKLMSTDDQQKIQAAAFDKGDDRRLGKKPIFSSSQQRKQVSDCGAIKNKSSGGSNKKECLSYLSTHQKMKSDGLGASGHSSGTNRNSINKTLKHDDLKEKDPKPASKSTKELKTVGKNVSGKPKAIIKPKTENSDNAKSTNLSPRQAVERSATAAANEQKNSENGKGVRNQEEQITGARPKVLTGHLNVQAKAKPLKKATGKESPHLRAAGPSSRSTNSSMEFLTATDCLDEPRENGSMKGKLSGHKPSSCDSRGQSVKNSVEGIKTSTVAMKSRPVSKDTNGISNKKSTHEQESNTHNSVLKKITNKGYSDPVPQAIFKKRGNGNGCATAQQRTKNATANLAKTQGSQGSPNSVKSSVSSRQSDENVTKLDHSVTTDRQTPKRKIVKQGQTTLPKISAKTVTMPKNLNQSKKGENLNNKDSKPKTLPEQVIPKTLPSPQRPLKSEPSIVQRSVFLDICDNNNKGSISEQKPHEPLTNLTAKTSDAEAFPSPCILDSEKTLNNQEKEKVVLECQNISNLDKLIKHELESKLMCSVKSETNVSGHKKIDHCTTAKIPSHSDESDNVDPKFYSTTVKSMISNPKENSLNSNPVCDLDSAHVEQLHSESDREKQVGRKDINQKLSIKCVNDVLPWVPEKTNGTLNSGQDDKKSKIHVEDSIPTQLSDDSAMNEDNHATVDSHISSKCFLEQISGKNSPKDTETTETPESHETPEAPFMSRWNLSASVLHQRESPESDSGSATTSSDDIKPRSEDYDAGGSQDDDGSNDRGVSKCGTMLCHDFLGRSSSDTSTPEELKIYDSNLRIEVKMRKQSSSDLFQVNSTSDDEIPRKRPEIWSRSTIVHPREKENIPRGSVQFVQEVDQVSSSADETEDERSEAENVAENFSTSNPALQQFQGIINLAFEDATENESHEFRVTKNFKRSVLLSVDECEEIGSDEGEVHASFQPSVDSLSPSDVFDGVSHEHHGRTCYSRYLQGSEGSVLECRQKKSNSIYKNKSSPLGLSSIDSSRKDKQSASTTEKKGTTDTLSKGGRQLPPGDKKVYSGSNVDNDFETHSKFSDNDIKSQERPCHLELHQRESKSDIPKNSFTKSLDSCRSQVLSQEGQVKESHSTATEKANIALSAGDIDGCDTVAQIYMYDHRPSKTLSPIYEMDVTEAFEQKMESETQVTDMDFEDEQHFAKQDWTLLKQLLSEQDSNLNITNSVPEDLNLAQYLINQTLLLARDSSKPQGKAHVDTLNRWSELTSPFDDSSASITMASFSSEECSPQGEWTILELETQH; translated from the exons tataagCCATGTAGAAATGAATGTTATGATGCACTTTATATACGGAGGAACTTTGGACTTTCCCGTCAAAGCTAATGTTGG tcagaTACTCAATATGGCTGATATGTATGGACTAGAAGGATTAAAAGAAGTAGCAATCTATATTTTAAGAAGAGATTACTGTAATTTCTTTCAGAAG CCTGTTTCCAGAAGATTGGCATCTATATTAGAATGCCTGATTATTGCTCATTCAGTTGGAGTGGAAAgtctttttgctgactgcatgAA ATGGATTGTAAAGCACTTTGCAAGGTTTTGGTCTGAGAGAAGCTTTGCAAATGTACCTCCCGAGATTCAGAAAAGTTGTTTTAATATGTTGATTCATTCTTTA aATGATAAGAATGCTGCTTTTCTTCTGATGGAAAGTGACAGGCTAATCGTCAGTTTACCCAGAGTGAAGTGGACAGAGTCAGCATTGATCATGGCATCTCAGCTCCAAGAAGAATGTATTgcatttattatagaaaatttctcCAAGATCATTCAAAGTGAAAATTTTGCTCTTCTCTTACAG TCACAAGCAATGAGTAGCACATCTGATCTGttggacaaaattttaaaagctgttgAAGAAAACATTACCACTGAGAATAGTTGCTCACTTCTTATGGCTCTGGACACATTACTGAACTCTGACAGTACAAAAGAAATG GGTTTTACGTGCAAGATCCAGGCTCTGCGTGATAAGCTGTggatcttcctggttcagtctttctATGCTGTTCGTCACACAGAAAACTGGAAGCTGATGAGCACAGATGATCAACAGAAAATCCAAGCAG cTGCATTTGACAAAGGTGATGACCGAAGGCTTGGCAAAAAGCCTATATTCAGTAGCTCTCAG caaAGAAAACAGGTTTCTGACTGTGGTGCTATAAAAAACAAATCCTCTGGCGGAAGTAACAAGAAAGAGTGTCTGAGTTATCTCTCTACTCATCAGAAGATGAAATCTGATGGATTAGGAGCATCTGGACATTCATCAGGTACTAATAGAAATTctataaataaaactttgaagCATGATGATTTAAAGGAAAAGGATCCAAAACCAGCATCCAAGAgtacaaaagaattaaaaactgtGGGAAAAAATGTTTCTGGAAAGCCCAAAGCTATCATAAAGCCCAAAACGGAAAACAGTGATAATGCAAAATCAACAAACCTGTCACCTAGACAAGCTGTGGAAAgatcagcaacagcagcagcaaatgaacagaaaaattcagaaaacgGAAAAGGAGTGAGAAATCAGGAAGAACAAATTACAGGTGCCAGACCCAAGGTACTCACTGGACATTTAAATGTGCAAGCCAAAGCAAAGCCTCTGAAGAAAGCGACAGGCAAAGAGTCTCCACACCTCCGAGCTGCAGGGCCCTCGAGCAGATCTACAAATTCAAGTATGGAGTTCCTGACTGCCACTGACTGTCTGGATGAACCAAGAGAAAACGGGTCAATGAAAGGGAAGCTTTCTGGTCATAAGCCTTCCTCTTGTGACTCTCGGGGACAGAGTGTGAAAAACAGTGTAGAAGGGATCAAAACTTCCACTGTAG CAATGAAATCTCGACCTGTTTCAAAAGATACCAATGGAATTTCCAATAAAAAAAGCACTCATGAACAGGAATCTAATACACATAACAG tgTGCTAAAGAAGATCACCAACAAAGGATACAGTGATCCAGTACcacaggcaatttttaaaaaaagaggaaatggcaatggatGTGCTACAGCTCAGCAGAGGACAAAGAATGCCACAGCTAATCTTGCTAAAACTCAAG gatCCCAAGGATCACCAAATTCAGTAAAATCTTCAGTCTCTTCAAGGCAATCTGATGAAAATGTGACAAAATTGGACCACAGTGTAACTACAGATAGACAAACACCCAAGAGAAAAATTGTCAAGCAAGGACAAACAACTTTGCCTAAGATTAGTGCAAAAACAGTCACAATGCCTAAAAACTTAAATCAATCTAAAAAAGGTGAAAATTTGAATAATAAAGATTCAAAACCGAAAACACTTCCTGAACAGGTTATACCGAAGACTCTGCCTTCTCCTCAGAGACCTTTAAAAAGTGAACCATCTATTGTCCAAAGAAGTGTGTTTCTTGACATATGTGATAATAATAACAAAGGCAGTATTTCTGAACAGAAGCCTCATGAACCTCTAACTAATCTCACAGCCAAAACCAGTGATGCAGAAGCATTTCCGTCACCGTGCATACTCGACTCAGAGAAGACACTGAacaatcaagaaaaagagaaggtggTGTTAGAGTGCCAAAATATTTCAAATCTggataaattaataaaacatgaaCTGGAATCAAAACTGATGTGTTCAGTTAAAAGTGAAACAAATGTTTCTGGTCACAAAAAAATAGATCACTGCACCACAGCTAAAATACCTTCTCATTCTGATGAGAGTGACAATGTCGATCCAAAATTTTACAGTACCACTGTTAAATCCATgatttcaaatccaaaagaaaaCTCTTTGAACTCTAATCCAGTTTGTGACTTAGACTCAGCACATGTAGAACAACTCCATTCAGAATCAGATAGGGAGAAGCAAGTAGGTAGAAAAGATATAAACCAAAAATTAAGCATTAAATGTGTGAACGATGTTTTACCTTGGGTTCCTGAAAAGACAAATGGTACCTTAAATTCTGGTCAAGATGacaaaaaatctaaaattcatGTAGAAGACTCAATTCCTACTCAGTTGTCTGATGACTCTGCCATGAATGAAGACAATCATGCTACAGTAGATTCACATATTTCCTCCAAGTGTTTTTTGGAACAAATATCAGGGAAAAATTCTCctaaagatacagaaacaacAGAAACTCCAGAGAGCCACGAAACTCCAGAAGCGCCATTCATGAGTCGCTGGAATTTGAGTGCCAGTGTTCTGCATCAGAGAGAGAGTCCTGAATCAGACAGTGGCAGTGCTACAACATCCTCTGATGACATAAAGCCCAGATCTGAAGATTATGATGCGGGAGGGTCTCAGGATGATGACGGGTCAAATGACAGAGGTGTCTCTAAATGTGGCACTATGCTGTGCCATGATTTTCTTGGAAGAAGTAGCAGTGATACCAGTACTcctgaagaattaaaaatatatgatagcAACTTAAGAATTGAAgtgaaaatgagaaagcaaagtAGTAGTGATCTTTTCCAAGTTAATTCAACAAGTGATGATGAGATTCCTAGGAAAAGGCCAGAAATTTGGTCTCGATCTACAATAGTTCATcctagggaaaaagaaaatattccacGAGGCAGTGTCCAGTTTGTACAGGAGGTAGATCAGGTTTCTTCCTCAGCAGATGAAACAGAAGATGAAAGGTCTGAAGCTGAAAATGTTGCAGAAAATTTCTCTACATCTAACCCAGCTCTTCAGCAGTTTCAGGGGATAATTAATCTAGCTTTTGAAGATGcaactgaaaatgaaagtcacgAGTTTCGtgtaactaaaaattttaaaaggtctgTTTTACTTTCTGTAGATGAATGTGAAGAGATAGGATCTGATGAAGGGGAAGTCCATGCTTCCTTTCAACCTTCTGTAGATTCTCTTTCACCTTCTGATGTTTTTGATGGTGTTTCTCATGAACATCATGGAAGGACCTGCTACTCCAGATACTTACAAGGAAGTGAAGGTAGTGTTTTAGAATGCagacaaaagaaaagcaatagtatatataaaaacaaaagctcTCCCTTGGGTCTTAGTAGCATTGACTCGTCAAGAAAAGATAAACAGAGTGCTTCAACCACAGAAAAAAAGGGCACAACAGATACCCTGTCCAAAGGAGGCAGACAGCTTCCTCCAGGAGATAAAAAAGTATATAGTGGAAGCAATGTGGATAATGACTTTGAGACACACAGCAAATTTTCAGATAATGATATAAAATCTCAAGAAAGACCATGTCATTTGGAACTTCATCAAAGAGAATCCAAATCTGACATACCAAAGAACAGCTTCACAAAGTCTCTGGACTCCTGTCGGAGTCAAGTTCTGTCTCAGGAAGGTCAAGTGAAAGAAAGCCATTCTACAGCTACTGAAAAAGCTAATATTGCTTTATCTGCAG GAGACATAGATGGTTGTGACACAGTGGCACAAATCTACATGTATGACCATCGGCCTTCAAAAACCCTATCTCCAATATATGAgatggatgtaacagaagcatTTGAGCAGAAAATGGAATCAGAAACACAAGTTACAGACATGGATTTTGAAGATGAGCAACACTTTGCAAAACAAGACTGGACACTATTAAAGCAACTGCTCTCTGAACAGGACTCTAACTTAAATATCACAAATTCTGTTCCTGAAGACTTAAATTTAGCACAGTATCTAATTAATCAGACACTACTTTTAGCACGAGACAGCTCAAAACCTCAGGGTAAAGCACATGTAGACACTTTGAACAGGTGGAGTGAACTAACATCTCCATTTGATGATTCCTCAGCAAGCATTACCATGGCTAGTTTTTCCTCTGAAGAATGTTCACCCCAAGGGGAATGGACAATTCTGGAACTGGAAACTCAGCATTAA
- the BTBD8 gene encoding BTB/POZ domain-containing protein 8 isoform X7, whose amino-acid sequence MASQLQEECIAFIIENFSKIIQSENFALLLQSQAMSSTSDLLDKILKAVEENITTENSCSLLMALDTLLNSDSTKEMGFTCKIQALRDKLWIFLVQSFYAVRHTENWKLMSTDDQQKIQAAAFDKGDDRRLGKKPIFSSSQQRKQVSDCGAIKNKSSGGSNKKECLSYLSTHQKMKSDGLGASGHSSGTNRNSINKTLKHDDLKEKDPKPASKSTKELKTVGKNVSGKPKAIIKPKTENSDNAKSTNLSPRQAVERSATAAANEQKNSENGKGVRNQEEQITGARPKVLTGHLNVQAKAKPLKKATGKESPHLRAAGPSSRSTNSSMEFLTATDCLDEPRENGSMKGKLSGHKPSSCDSRGQSVKNSVEGIKTSTVAMKSRPVSKDTNGISNKKSTHEQESNTHNSVLKKITNKGYSDPVPQAIFKKRGNGNGCATAQQRTKNATANLAKTQGSQGSPNSVKSSVSSRQSDENVTKLDHSVTTDRQTPKRKIVKQGQTTLPKISAKTVTMPKNLNQSKKGENLNNKDSKPKTLPEQVIPKTLPSPQRPLKSEPSIVQRSVFLDICDNNNKGSISEQKPHEPLTNLTAKTSDAEAFPSPCILDSEKTLNNQEKEKVVLECQNISNLDKLIKHELESKLMCSVKSETNVSGHKKIDHCTTAKIPSHSDESDNVDPKFYSTTVKSMISNPKENSLNSNPVCDLDSAHVEQLHSESDREKQVGRKDINQKLSIKCVNDVLPWVPEKTNGTLNSGQDDKKSKIHVEDSIPTQLSDDSAMNEDNHATVDSHISSKCFLEQISGKNSPKDTETTETPESHETPEAPFMSRWNLSASVLHQRESPESDSGSATTSSDDIKPRSEDYDAGGSQDDDGSNDRGVSKCGTMLCHDFLGRSSSDTSTPEELKIYDSNLRIEVKMRKQSSSDLFQVNSTSDDEIPRKRPEIWSRSTIVHPREKENIPRGSVQFVQEVDQVSSSADETEDERSEAENVAENFSTSNPALQQFQGIINLAFEDATENESHEFRVTKNFKRSVLLSVDECEEIGSDEGEVHASFQPSVDSLSPSDVFDGVSHEHHGRTCYSRYLQGSEGSVLECRQKKSNSIYKNKSSPLGLSSIDSSRKDKQSASTTEKKGTTDTLSKGGRQLPPGDKKVYSGSNVDNDFETHSKFSDNDIKSQERPCHLELHQRESKSDIPKNSFTKSLDSCRSQVLSQEGQVKESHSTATEKANIALSAGDIDGCDTVAQIYMYDHRPSKTLSPIYEMDVTEAFEQKMESETQVTDMDFEDEQHFAKQDWTLLKQLLSEQDSNLNITNSVPEDLNLAQYLINQTLLLARDSSKPQGKAHVDTLNRWSELTSPFDDSSASITMASFSSEECSPQGEWTILELETQH is encoded by the exons ATGGCATCTCAGCTCCAAGAAGAATGTATTgcatttattatagaaaatttctcCAAGATCATTCAAAGTGAAAATTTTGCTCTTCTCTTACAG TCACAAGCAATGAGTAGCACATCTGATCTGttggacaaaattttaaaagctgttgAAGAAAACATTACCACTGAGAATAGTTGCTCACTTCTTATGGCTCTGGACACATTACTGAACTCTGACAGTACAAAAGAAATG GGTTTTACGTGCAAGATCCAGGCTCTGCGTGATAAGCTGTggatcttcctggttcagtctttctATGCTGTTCGTCACACAGAAAACTGGAAGCTGATGAGCACAGATGATCAACAGAAAATCCAAGCAG cTGCATTTGACAAAGGTGATGACCGAAGGCTTGGCAAAAAGCCTATATTCAGTAGCTCTCAG caaAGAAAACAGGTTTCTGACTGTGGTGCTATAAAAAACAAATCCTCTGGCGGAAGTAACAAGAAAGAGTGTCTGAGTTATCTCTCTACTCATCAGAAGATGAAATCTGATGGATTAGGAGCATCTGGACATTCATCAGGTACTAATAGAAATTctataaataaaactttgaagCATGATGATTTAAAGGAAAAGGATCCAAAACCAGCATCCAAGAgtacaaaagaattaaaaactgtGGGAAAAAATGTTTCTGGAAAGCCCAAAGCTATCATAAAGCCCAAAACGGAAAACAGTGATAATGCAAAATCAACAAACCTGTCACCTAGACAAGCTGTGGAAAgatcagcaacagcagcagcaaatgaacagaaaaattcagaaaacgGAAAAGGAGTGAGAAATCAGGAAGAACAAATTACAGGTGCCAGACCCAAGGTACTCACTGGACATTTAAATGTGCAAGCCAAAGCAAAGCCTCTGAAGAAAGCGACAGGCAAAGAGTCTCCACACCTCCGAGCTGCAGGGCCCTCGAGCAGATCTACAAATTCAAGTATGGAGTTCCTGACTGCCACTGACTGTCTGGATGAACCAAGAGAAAACGGGTCAATGAAAGGGAAGCTTTCTGGTCATAAGCCTTCCTCTTGTGACTCTCGGGGACAGAGTGTGAAAAACAGTGTAGAAGGGATCAAAACTTCCACTGTAG CAATGAAATCTCGACCTGTTTCAAAAGATACCAATGGAATTTCCAATAAAAAAAGCACTCATGAACAGGAATCTAATACACATAACAG tgTGCTAAAGAAGATCACCAACAAAGGATACAGTGATCCAGTACcacaggcaatttttaaaaaaagaggaaatggcaatggatGTGCTACAGCTCAGCAGAGGACAAAGAATGCCACAGCTAATCTTGCTAAAACTCAAG gatCCCAAGGATCACCAAATTCAGTAAAATCTTCAGTCTCTTCAAGGCAATCTGATGAAAATGTGACAAAATTGGACCACAGTGTAACTACAGATAGACAAACACCCAAGAGAAAAATTGTCAAGCAAGGACAAACAACTTTGCCTAAGATTAGTGCAAAAACAGTCACAATGCCTAAAAACTTAAATCAATCTAAAAAAGGTGAAAATTTGAATAATAAAGATTCAAAACCGAAAACACTTCCTGAACAGGTTATACCGAAGACTCTGCCTTCTCCTCAGAGACCTTTAAAAAGTGAACCATCTATTGTCCAAAGAAGTGTGTTTCTTGACATATGTGATAATAATAACAAAGGCAGTATTTCTGAACAGAAGCCTCATGAACCTCTAACTAATCTCACAGCCAAAACCAGTGATGCAGAAGCATTTCCGTCACCGTGCATACTCGACTCAGAGAAGACACTGAacaatcaagaaaaagagaaggtggTGTTAGAGTGCCAAAATATTTCAAATCTggataaattaataaaacatgaaCTGGAATCAAAACTGATGTGTTCAGTTAAAAGTGAAACAAATGTTTCTGGTCACAAAAAAATAGATCACTGCACCACAGCTAAAATACCTTCTCATTCTGATGAGAGTGACAATGTCGATCCAAAATTTTACAGTACCACTGTTAAATCCATgatttcaaatccaaaagaaaaCTCTTTGAACTCTAATCCAGTTTGTGACTTAGACTCAGCACATGTAGAACAACTCCATTCAGAATCAGATAGGGAGAAGCAAGTAGGTAGAAAAGATATAAACCAAAAATTAAGCATTAAATGTGTGAACGATGTTTTACCTTGGGTTCCTGAAAAGACAAATGGTACCTTAAATTCTGGTCAAGATGacaaaaaatctaaaattcatGTAGAAGACTCAATTCCTACTCAGTTGTCTGATGACTCTGCCATGAATGAAGACAATCATGCTACAGTAGATTCACATATTTCCTCCAAGTGTTTTTTGGAACAAATATCAGGGAAAAATTCTCctaaagatacagaaacaacAGAAACTCCAGAGAGCCACGAAACTCCAGAAGCGCCATTCATGAGTCGCTGGAATTTGAGTGCCAGTGTTCTGCATCAGAGAGAGAGTCCTGAATCAGACAGTGGCAGTGCTACAACATCCTCTGATGACATAAAGCCCAGATCTGAAGATTATGATGCGGGAGGGTCTCAGGATGATGACGGGTCAAATGACAGAGGTGTCTCTAAATGTGGCACTATGCTGTGCCATGATTTTCTTGGAAGAAGTAGCAGTGATACCAGTACTcctgaagaattaaaaatatatgatagcAACTTAAGAATTGAAgtgaaaatgagaaagcaaagtAGTAGTGATCTTTTCCAAGTTAATTCAACAAGTGATGATGAGATTCCTAGGAAAAGGCCAGAAATTTGGTCTCGATCTACAATAGTTCATcctagggaaaaagaaaatattccacGAGGCAGTGTCCAGTTTGTACAGGAGGTAGATCAGGTTTCTTCCTCAGCAGATGAAACAGAAGATGAAAGGTCTGAAGCTGAAAATGTTGCAGAAAATTTCTCTACATCTAACCCAGCTCTTCAGCAGTTTCAGGGGATAATTAATCTAGCTTTTGAAGATGcaactgaaaatgaaagtcacgAGTTTCGtgtaactaaaaattttaaaaggtctgTTTTACTTTCTGTAGATGAATGTGAAGAGATAGGATCTGATGAAGGGGAAGTCCATGCTTCCTTTCAACCTTCTGTAGATTCTCTTTCACCTTCTGATGTTTTTGATGGTGTTTCTCATGAACATCATGGAAGGACCTGCTACTCCAGATACTTACAAGGAAGTGAAGGTAGTGTTTTAGAATGCagacaaaagaaaagcaatagtatatataaaaacaaaagctcTCCCTTGGGTCTTAGTAGCATTGACTCGTCAAGAAAAGATAAACAGAGTGCTTCAACCACAGAAAAAAAGGGCACAACAGATACCCTGTCCAAAGGAGGCAGACAGCTTCCTCCAGGAGATAAAAAAGTATATAGTGGAAGCAATGTGGATAATGACTTTGAGACACACAGCAAATTTTCAGATAATGATATAAAATCTCAAGAAAGACCATGTCATTTGGAACTTCATCAAAGAGAATCCAAATCTGACATACCAAAGAACAGCTTCACAAAGTCTCTGGACTCCTGTCGGAGTCAAGTTCTGTCTCAGGAAGGTCAAGTGAAAGAAAGCCATTCTACAGCTACTGAAAAAGCTAATATTGCTTTATCTGCAG GAGACATAGATGGTTGTGACACAGTGGCACAAATCTACATGTATGACCATCGGCCTTCAAAAACCCTATCTCCAATATATGAgatggatgtaacagaagcatTTGAGCAGAAAATGGAATCAGAAACACAAGTTACAGACATGGATTTTGAAGATGAGCAACACTTTGCAAAACAAGACTGGACACTATTAAAGCAACTGCTCTCTGAACAGGACTCTAACTTAAATATCACAAATTCTGTTCCTGAAGACTTAAATTTAGCACAGTATCTAATTAATCAGACACTACTTTTAGCACGAGACAGCTCAAAACCTCAGGGTAAAGCACATGTAGACACTTTGAACAGGTGGAGTGAACTAACATCTCCATTTGATGATTCCTCAGCAAGCATTACCATGGCTAGTTTTTCCTCTGAAGAATGTTCACCCCAAGGGGAATGGACAATTCTGGAACTGGAAACTCAGCATTAA